The DNA sequence TCCTTGCCGGCCCGCCTCTCGCTCGACGCGCTGTAAGGCACAGGTTTTAGATTTATGAAAAGGGGCCCCTACCAAATTGGTGGGGGCCCCTTTTTGGTTGATGGCTGTAGCGCTGAAGCGCGGACTTTAGCTACGCTACAAGTTATTTATACGATTTGCAGGCTTCCAGGCAGGCTTTGCAGGCGGCGGCGCATTCCTGGCAATGCTGGTGCTTGTGCTGGGCGCATTCGTCGTGGCACTTCTGGCAGATTTCAATGCACTCTTTGAGCACGTGCGGGGCGTGGTCGGATCCGCGGGCGATGAAGGCGGCGGTGAGGCGGCAGATGTCGGCGCAGTCGCGGTCGAGGCGGATGCAGGGCACCATCATCGCAATATCGTCTTCGCCGAGGCAGGCGGTGGCGCAGTGCTCGCAGGCGGCTACGCAACGGGCGAGGGCGTCGAGCACGTCTTGGTGGGCGGGGCGGGGGGCGGTGGAAATGGCCATGTACTGGGGCAGGAATAAGTGGAACAAATGAGCGGCGACGTGCCGCCCACATTGGCTTACGGGGCCCCGGCCGCCGGGGGCGTGCAGCATTCGGCCCAAAGCCAATACCATTCGGGCGGGGCCCCAAATCGTGAGGGCTCCCGGGCCGAATTGCATTGGCCCGCGTGAAAACCGGGTGAGGAAAACGAACGTTGTAAGGTTATGCACACTCCGCTACTCCCTTCCGCCGCCCGGGGCCCCAAGCGGGCCGCCGCCAGCCTGCTGGCCGCGGCCCTCGTGGCCCTGGCCGGGGCCCCCGCGCACGCCCAGCAGCCCGGCACCATGCCCGGTATGGCCATGCCGATGCCCGCCGACACCGCCCGCCCCAAAAAACCAATGGCCCCCATGAGCGGCATGGACCACGCAGGCATGGGCATGAGCAGCTCCGACGACAACCCCACCATGTCGGCCGCCACCTCGCGCAACCTGCCCATGAGCCGCAACGGCTCGGCCACCAGCTGGCAGCCCGACGCCACGCCCATGTACATGTGGATGACCCACAAGGGCCCCTGGATGGTGATGGCCCACGGTGGCGCCTACGGCCGCTACACCAGCCAGAACTTCAACCACAGCGGCGGCCGCGGCCACGCCAACGCCGCAGACGGCCCCAACTGGGGCATGGCCATGGCCCAGCGCAACGTAGGGCCCCACGGCCTGCTGAACCTCACGCTGATGATGTCGCTCGACGCGCTGACGGAAACCCGCGGCGGCTACCCGCTGCTGTTCCAAACCGGCGAGAGCTACAAGGGCCAGCCGCTCATCGATAAGCAGCACCCGCACGACCTGTTTTCGGGCCTGAGCGTGGGCTACGTGCAGGCCCTGAGCCCGGACGTGGACGTGAGCCTGTATCTGGGCTACCCCGGCGAGCCGGCCATCGGGCCGGTGGCGTTCATGCACCGCATTTCGGCCATGCCCAACCCCGACGCGCCCCTCTCCCACCACTGGACCGATGCCACGCACATCGCCTTCGGGGTGGCCACGCTGGGCGTGCGCTACAAGCAGTTCAAGCTGGAAGGCAG is a window from the Hymenobacter nivis genome containing:
- a CDS encoding four-helix bundle copper-binding protein; its protein translation is MAISTAPRPAHQDVLDALARCVAACEHCATACLGEDDIAMMVPCIRLDRDCADICRLTAAFIARGSDHAPHVLKECIEICQKCHDECAQHKHQHCQECAAACKACLEACKSYK